TACCAGGAATATACCCAAAAGGCCGGCGATTGCGGCAAACGTGCCGATAGCAGTTGCAGCAATGTGCGCTTTAGCTACCCGGAATTTGACCAGCCTGAATTAAATGGTGAAGTACAGGCGCGGATGGTAAGCCTGTTCCAGTTTCATGGATTTGGAAAAGCACGAAGCATGGAGCAGTTGGCAGATGATTTTCTAGCCATTTACAAGGCAGACTCATCTCAAAACAAATTATCTTATTTATTGCACATAAACGCGCGGGTTATCACGCAGGATTCAAGTTTGACTACCTTGCAGGTATCAGGCGAACAATTCTCGGGCAAAGGCCACGGTGGCAGTATGATTACCTTTGTTAACTGGAACAACAAAACCAAACAACCATTAGCGTTAGAGGACATACTGAAAGATAACTCGGCAGATCGCCTGAACGCTGTGGCTGAAAAGCTTTTCCGCGCACGTGAGAACCTGGCCGACACGGCGTCGTTAAAAGACTATTTTTTTGATCATGATAAATTTCAATTGAACGAGAATTTTCTGATCACCCCTATCGGGCTGCGTTTCCTCTATAATCAACAAGAAATAAAACCTGCTGCTGCCGGGCAAACAGACTTGCTTATTCCCTACCCGTTTATCAGGGAGTTGCTCAAACCCAACACAGTTATAGCACAGTATCATCCATAAATGAAAGTATTTAAATTCGGTGGGGCATCGGTTAAAGATGCTGCGGGCGTTATCAACCTCGCCAATATTGTTAAAAAATTCAGCGGTGAGCATTTGCTCGTTGTGGTATCTGCCATGGGCAAAACCACCAATGCACTGGAAAAACTGGCGCGCGCTTATTTTGACCAGGGCGATGATATGCACGATATTTTTGAAGAAATCAAGCAATATCATTACCAGATTATGCACGAGCTGTTTGCCGAAGGGCACCCGGTGTTTAACGAGGTAAACAACACCTTTGTGGAGATTGACTGGATGCTGGAAGACGAGCCGCAGGATCATTTTGATTTTATCTATGACCAGATCGTTTCCATCGGCGAATTGGTTTCAACCCGCATTGTTGATGCCTGCCTGAATCAAGAAGACATAAAAAGCCGTTGGATAGATGTGCGCAGCTATATTCATACCGATAATACCTATCGTGCCGGACAAGTGAACATGGAGAAAAGCTGCGCCGATATACAACAGGATATCCCCGCTTTGCTGGAAAAACATGTAGTGGTTACCCAGGGTTTCCTGGGCGGCACATCAGAGAATTTCACCACTACGCTGGGCAGAGAGGGTTCTGACTATACAGCAGCTATCTTCGCCGCCTGCCTCAAGGCAGAATCGGCCACTATTTGGAAAGATGTTCCCGGCGTGCTTAACGCCGACCCAAAGCTGTTTAGCGACACCGTAAAGTTTGATGAACTGAGCTATAACGAAGCCATTGAGATGACTTACTATGGCGCCACCGTTATCCACCCTAAAACCATTAAGCCGTTGCAAAACGCAGGCATCCCGTTGCTGGTAAAGCCTTTTGGCGATGCCAATGCACCAGGCACGGTGATCAGAGAGATGGAATATCAAAAGATCACCAAGCCCATCGTCATTGTTAAGCCGAACCAAATTCTATTCTCTATATCGGCAAAAGACTATTCTTTCATCACAGAAAATCACCTGAGCGATATTTTCGGGCTGTTTGCTCAAAACCACATTGCTATTAATACGATGCAAACATCGGCCCTGAGTTTCTCGGCCTGTATTGATACTTATGACAATCGCTTTGAAGTGCTGCTATCCGGCTTACAAAAAGATTTTAAGGTGCGCTACAATACCGGTTTGCAACTGATTACCATCAGACATTATCAAACCGGCGATATCCAATCGTTCACCAGTGGCAAGACGGTATTGTTGGAGCAGTTTAGCCGTAATACTGCGCAAATGGTGGTAAAGTAGGTTACTCTTATTTGTTTCGTCTTCAGCTATAAGACTTATAAAATTTGCTGTCATCCCGAACGAAAGAGAGGGATCTTTTCGATTTTGCATCCCGCAGATCGCTCCGAAAAGATCTCTCCCTGCGGTCGAGATGACAGCTTTTTTTATTCTATCCCAGAAAACGCTTTCATCGCGCTCCATAATATCGGTAAACAAGCGAAAACATGCTGCTTTGCACTTGGATCATAATGCGATGGTCCTTTTTAAACGCATGCAGTACGTTTTGTAATTCCCAACTTACGGGAGTTACTTTGCCGGGCTCAAATGGTTATCGCCGTGCCCTTTGGCACATCGTTTGCATTAATAAGTAATGAATGATTGGTATTCGGTAATTCCTCATCAAAAATTCATACTGGTTTGTTAACTTACACTTCCTGATAAGTGAACATGAAGATATTAGCGAAAGCGCCTTTCGGGCTGTTGATTGTATTTTTACTACTCCACCCCTTTGCCGGCAAAGCGCAGAATATGCCGTTGGCAAACGCGTTTTCGCATAATGACTATCAGCATAAACTTCCTCTTTTTGATGCCATAGACAACGGCTACACCTACATTGAGGCCGATGTTTACGTGCATAAAAACCGACTAGTGGTAACGCATGTGCTGCCACTCATTCACCACCACCGTACACTGGAAGGGCTTTACCTGCAGCCACTGGCCGAGTATATCAGTGCCAACAACGGCCAAATCTACCCCGGTTATAACCACCCGGTTACGCTGATGATTGATATCAAGTCTGATCCGGCTAAAACTTATGCCCTGCTCAGGCCTCTACTGGAAAAATACCGCAGCATGTTGAACGGT
This region of Mucilaginibacter yixingensis genomic DNA includes:
- a CDS encoding phosphatidylinositol-specific phospholipase C/glycerophosphodiester phosphodiesterase family protein, with translation MKILAKAPFGLLIVFLLLHPFAGKAQNMPLANAFSHNDYQHKLPLFDAIDNGYTYIEADVYVHKNRLVVTHVLPLIHHHRTLEGLYLQPLAEYISANNGQIYPGYNHPVTLMIDIKSDPAKTYALLRPLLEKYRSMLNGPVRVVLSGNKPYGLVKADTAKLVTLDADLRKINRNAPGDSTFLAMASCKYSKLLKWKGTGALSMRDKQRLTAYVDQAHLYGAKVRLWHSPDSPVVWNQLLQCGVDLINTDKLSRLRNFLEQKAPVTEHSKSVISPVSQ
- a CDS encoding aspartate kinase, whose translation is MKVFKFGGASVKDAAGVINLANIVKKFSGEHLLVVVSAMGKTTNALEKLARAYFDQGDDMHDIFEEIKQYHYQIMHELFAEGHPVFNEVNNTFVEIDWMLEDEPQDHFDFIYDQIVSIGELVSTRIVDACLNQEDIKSRWIDVRSYIHTDNTYRAGQVNMEKSCADIQQDIPALLEKHVVVTQGFLGGTSENFTTTLGREGSDYTAAIFAACLKAESATIWKDVPGVLNADPKLFSDTVKFDELSYNEAIEMTYYGATVIHPKTIKPLQNAGIPLLVKPFGDANAPGTVIREMEYQKITKPIVIVKPNQILFSISAKDYSFITENHLSDIFGLFAQNHIAINTMQTSALSFSACIDTYDNRFEVLLSGLQKDFKVRYNTGLQLITIRHYQTGDIQSFTSGKTVLLEQFSRNTAQMVVK
- a CDS encoding RsiV family protein; this translates as MKKSIATIKASLVTGTLALLMLSACKWRHPNLTHAAITRDTLKYKYQEYTQKAGDCGKRADSSCSNVRFSYPEFDQPELNGEVQARMVSLFQFHGFGKARSMEQLADDFLAIYKADSSQNKLSYLLHINARVITQDSSLTTLQVSGEQFSGKGHGGSMITFVNWNNKTKQPLALEDILKDNSADRLNAVAEKLFRARENLADTASLKDYFFDHDKFQLNENFLITPIGLRFLYNQQEIKPAAAGQTDLLIPYPFIRELLKPNTVIAQYHP